The Patagioenas fasciata isolate bPatFas1 chromosome 3, bPatFas1.hap1, whole genome shotgun sequence genome contains a region encoding:
- the COA6 gene encoding cytochrome c oxidase assembly factor 6 homolog: MSAPTMEERKACWGARDEFWQCLDRHGEDGSKCAELRRGFEGRCPQQWVKYFDKRRDFLKYKKKLETEGYGPPEAAGKS, encoded by the exons ATGTCGGCGCCGACGATGGAGGAGAGGAAGGCGTGCTGGGGGGCCCGGGACGAGTTCTGGCAGTGCTTGGACCGGCACGGGGAGGACGGCTCCAAGTGCGCGGAGCTGCGGCGGGGCTTCGAGGGCCGCTGTCCGCAGCAGTGG GTTAAGTATTTTGACAAAAGAAGAGActtcttaaaatataaaaaaaagcttgaaaCAGAAGGGTATGGTCCTCCAGAAGCTGCTGGCAAGTCTTAG